The segment CAGAGCAGCTTGACATGGACGCTGTTCGAAAACAGGCGCTTGTCGAGCAGCCAAAAATGATTGTCTCAGGGTATACAGCATACCCTCGCTCGATTGATTTCAAACAATTCGCTGAAATCGCAAATGAAGTTGGCGCGTACTCGATGGTTGATATGAGTCACATTGCTGGACTTATTGCTGGCGGAGCACATCAAAGTCCATTTCCATTCACTGATGTTGTGATGACCACGACACACAAAACACTTTGCGGTCCTCGTGGCGCAATGATTCTCTCAAAAATTGAAGATCCTTTGAAACAAAAATATCATCCTGAAAGCAAGCTGACCCTTGCACAACGGATTGACAAAGCGGTCTTTCCAGGATTACAAGGTGGGCCGCATAATCACGCAATCGCAGCAAAAGCAGTCGCGTTCGGAGAAGCACTACAACCAAGCTTCAAGATATTTGCGCAGCAGATTGTGAAGAACGCACAGGCGCTTGCGGACAGTTTAATGGAACAAGGACTTCGGCTTGTTTCTGGCGGAACTGATAATCATTTGCTTCTTGTCGATCTCACGAAACTTGGCGTGACTGGACAACAAGCAGAGACCGCGCTTGATAAGGCGGGGATTACTGTCAATAAAAATACCATTCCTTACGATCCTCGAGGACCATTTGATCCTTCAGGCATTCGCTTGGGAACTCCCGCATTGACTTGTCGTGGCATGAAAGAATCAGAGATGAAGGATATTGGTTTGTGGATCGCTGAAGCAGTTAAGAATTATGAAAACGACGAACGCCTGAAACATGTCCGCGCGAACGTCTTGGATTTGACGAAGCAATATCAAATGTATGACTAATATAATTACATTCTCTTACTCTTTTTTGTTCTTACCTTTCTTTTACAAATCCTTGCCATGCGGAGTAATAGAAACAAAGCTTGCGATGAACATCATCACAAACACCAAGCAGAATGTAAAGCCCCACGTTGGGCTGATTCTTCCATACACTGTCAGTACTGCAGAAACAACTAATCCAAGAATACTGGTGAGAAAAAATGATTGCGAAAGGGGCAATGTTGAACTTGCGCTGCCTAAATATTCTTCTGCTTTCTTGAGATCTTCATGAGAACGGAAACCTAACTCTTTATCATATTTTGCAGGTTTTTTCTTACTTTTCTTTGCCATACTGGCTTTTTTGGGAAAAGAGGTATATATACTTTTCTGCTTCACTCTTAGAAGTCATGTTCATGAGATGGAATTGTCGTTTGTCCAGAATATCTTTCTGCTCGTCTATATCCTCTTTCTTCTAATGCGCTGTGCGCGTTTGGGCAACCTGTTTTTACCACAGTCACTGGAAATGTTTTATGCAGATCTGCTACATGCTCAAGACCTTCTAACCTCAGTCCTGATCTTGCAAAAATAATAACATGACTATCTACTGCCATTGTATCCTCGCGATTATGTCTTCCTTCTATTACATACGTTCTTGTTTCTCTTGAATTGGTCATTTTTATTCTCTCCTTTTTTTTTATGGATATTATTATTATTCTACTTGATACGCGCTTGGATTTGCTAAGATTGCATCATATTGCTCAAGCAATGCTTTCGCGCTTTCCCAGTTATCTCTTTTTTCTTTAAACGCGTCCACTTTTGCTTTTGTTGCTGCAATATCCCCTGGATCGATGTTGATTGTGTATTGTGTTGTTGCTGCTTGCCGCGCTTCGTAGAGTCGTACAATTTCTTTTGTTGTTTCGCTGGAAATTCCATTTGTTCCTTCAGGTCGTCTTATTTCTATTGGAATAGCAGTTGTAATAATGGGAGTGTATGTCGTATTTATTGTTGGAAGTTCCACACTGATGTCGTCATATCTCTGGCTTGCTGCTTTTACGCCAATATTGCCTGTCTGCTCTTCTATTCCTGTTTCATATATTCTTGCAGGTTGCTTTGGAGCGTACACTTGCGATTCTTCTTTAGTACTTCTTGTTCCCTTCGGTACTTCTGGAGCATACGCTGGTCTTGCTTCTTGTGTTTCCAACGTTTTTCCGTATCCTTCAAGTGCAGTTTCAACAATACTTGTTTCTGGTTTTAGGCTATCATACACTGCTTGGACTGCATCATTGCTGATTTTTGCGAAATAGTCAATTCCACCGACAAGCGCTGTGACTGCCGCCGCTACTGTTGCAACTGCTGTAATCGCTCCTTTTATTTGTGAAAATCTACTTGCTCTTCGTACTCTGTTCTCAAGGACATCATTTGATTCGATTCTTTCAATTACTACTGGCGTTGTGGTAAATTCTGCTGTTTCAGGATTGTAATTACTGAAGAAATCCGCGTCAAGTTCGTCGAATGCTGCGACTTCTGTTGTTCTTGTCGCTTCTTCTCGTTTTCTTATTTCTCTGAGAATTGTTGGCTCCGGCATCACGATTGCGGGTAAAGGTATATAAAATGAAGAAGGCATAACTAAAGCAAGTTCTGTGAGTTTCGAAGTATAAAGCGGTGCTGCTGCGAGTTGTTCGTATACTGCTGCTTTTTGTGTAGCTGCTTCTTTCGCTGCTCTTCGTGCGCGGATCTTGTTTACGAATTTCTGCGCAGGATTTATTCGCTTTGCTTTTGGTCTTTGTGTTTCAACTTCAGGGCTTTCGACTTTCTGAATAATGTATGGTTCCCCGATAAGAACAAAGCCTGTTTCATTTTGCCTTGCTAAGTATCTGTCTAGAGTTGCGTCATCAACTGTTATCCTTGGCTGTTCTTCTATAAATCTGCTTCTTGCAGGCGCTTCTTGCACTTGTGTTTCTATAGGTTTGCTTGCAAGATATTCTAACAATCCAATTGTTGGTACTGGATCTTCTATTCTGAATCCTTCTTGTGGTTCTTTGAAATATGCTGGTTCTTTGATTTTGTATGTTTGTAAAGGAGTTGGATTTCGAAGGACTTCAGGAATTACTGGTGGAATTGTCCCAATGAGTTTTGCTTCTTCGAGAACTTCTGGAGTGTACGATGTTTGTCTTTTTCTCGCTTTAAGTATTTGATACTTTGGAGCAGATTTTACTTTATACTCTACCACTTCTCTGTCTTCAGCAATTTGATAGATTCTGTGTTTTGCAATTGCTGCTTTTTGTTCGTATTTATTTCCTAGAATTCCTGTAAGCGTATCAATCTTCTCCATAATAACATTCGCCGCTTGCTCTGTATTTGTGCTTCTCTGATAGGTTGCGACAAGCGCATCTACTTTCTCATCAAAATATTGTCCAAGAAGTTTTTCTCGTTGTGTTTTGTTTGCTTTGAGAACACGTTTTGTTTCTTCTTCCGCTAATCCAAATGCCCCAAGCTTTGTTCGTAATTCTTCGTTCTTTGGAATTTGATAGGAAGCAAATGTCCTTTCTGTATCTCTTTTTGAAAGTGCGTCATACTCTCTTCGCATCTCTCTAATTTGTACTTGCTCCATTCGTACATGTAGGGGGAGTCCTTCAACTAAATCACGAACTGTCTGTAGATTCCTTTGCAGTTCTTCATCCGCAAATGCTGCTCTAAGACGTGCATCAAAATCATCTGCTAAAGGTGCTGTTACTTCTCCTTTTTCATGGAGACGATTATCTAGAAGCCAACGTGTGAAAGTATCTTCTACTCTTTGTTCAAATGTCATTGCTGTGTTTTCTGTTTCCATGTTCGTCATCACTGTAGTCTTTCGACACTATTTACTACCTAAAAGTGGCACTTATTTATATATTTTGTGCTTTTTCGTCCCTTTTTAGTAGTTTTATTGGGGTCTTTTTTCAAGTGGTTTGTGGTTAGTTTGATGAAAGAAGATAGGTGTGGCGTTAAATTTAGCTTTCTTTTAAGAAATAGGGTCTAAAATAGTTTTAATCTCTCAACATGAACTTCTCAACGTC is part of the Candidatus Woesearchaeota archaeon genome and harbors:
- a CDS encoding serine hydroxymethyltransferase, which codes for MNFAKDFTTSITSFDPVVAQLIAHEKQRQHDGLEMIPSESFPSKAVLEALGSVLNNKYSEGYPKKRYYGGNEFIDEVEQLAIDRAKQLFGAEHVNVQPYSGSPANAAIYFALLERGDKVMGMSLAQGGHLTHGHTVNFSGKYYSFSQYGVDKKTEQLDMDAVRKQALVEQPKMIVSGYTAYPRSIDFKQFAEIANEVGAYSMVDMSHIAGLIAGGAHQSPFPFTDVVMTTTHKTLCGPRGAMILSKIEDPLKQKYHPESKLTLAQRIDKAVFPGLQGGPHNHAIAAKAVAFGEALQPSFKIFAQQIVKNAQALADSLMEQGLRLVSGGTDNHLLLVDLTKLGVTGQQAETALDKAGITVNKNTIPYDPRGPFDPSGIRLGTPALTCRGMKESEMKDIGLWIAEAVKNYENDERLKHVRANVLDLTKQYQMYD